In Halobaculum limi, one DNA window encodes the following:
- a CDS encoding DUF7551 domain-containing protein → MIGTTLCDLRRHIESLANSDGAYRICCARTGATPIPVVGLAFERREVARAAIRCAEQYRAALRRYDPSVPVCDLVAVECPGGTRPRESVTPSEATDPTMASVGDADPTRSAVEFCHTVAGVVFEAIADSPHLALQDAIMDEYLDAAEAVDDPDDLCLQLLRSIATELETRLDTDERLAVLRTAGSRMATDSRDGDPAEAVLERLRSAELLRSYTVSSSRTDGDDCARRWQVELDGYALADGDDARLVTLPVVVGLFAHASATGVVVTDAAPTAEETWRATIETNANGESTGLTEVRPR, encoded by the coding sequence ATGATCGGAACCACGCTCTGTGACCTCCGTCGCCACATCGAATCGCTCGCGAACTCCGACGGAGCCTACCGGATCTGCTGTGCCCGGACGGGAGCGACGCCGATACCGGTCGTCGGCCTCGCGTTCGAGCGCCGTGAGGTCGCGCGAGCGGCGATCAGATGCGCCGAACAGTATCGGGCGGCACTACGACGCTACGATCCGTCGGTCCCAGTGTGCGACCTAGTCGCCGTGGAGTGTCCGGGTGGCACGCGGCCGAGAGAGTCGGTTACGCCGTCCGAGGCTACCGATCCGACGATGGCCTCCGTCGGCGATGCCGATCCGACCCGGTCAGCGGTGGAGTTCTGCCACACCGTCGCAGGCGTCGTCTTCGAGGCCATCGCGGACTCGCCACACCTCGCCCTTCAAGACGCGATTATGGACGAGTACCTCGACGCCGCAGAGGCAGTCGACGATCCGGACGACCTCTGTCTACAACTGCTTCGAAGCATCGCTACGGAACTGGAAACTCGCCTCGACACCGACGAGCGACTCGCAGTGCTCCGTACCGCTGGCTCGCGGATGGCGACCGACTCGCGCGACGGTGACCCCGCCGAGGCAGTCCTCGAACGCCTGCGATCGGCGGAGTTACTTCGGTCGTACACAGTCTCGTCGTCGCGGACAGACGGCGACGACTGTGCGCGACGGTGGCAGGTCGAACTCGACGGGTACGCCCTCGCCGACGGCGACGACGCACGGCTTGTGACGCTCCCGGTCGTCGTCGGCCTGTTTGCCCACGCATCGGCGACCGGCGTCGTGGTCACGGACGCTGCCCCGACCGCCGAGGAGACGTGGCGGGCGACGATCGAGACGAACGCGAACGGCGAGTCGACCGGACTGACGGAGGTGCGGCCGAGATGA
- a CDS encoding AEC family transporter, protein MSVASNLAYMLALLAVGVAGRRAGVFTPTRRDRLTDLAFLVALPALVYTATFDQSLGEVLSARLVAGVVGVIFFGLVGAWAVHRHRPDAATRSVAVVQSYHTNLGFLGLPVVAATFGAGAVEAGKASVVLGVGALVQVPATVVVLSAVNDADASLSGELGSLARNPVLLALGAGLGSAAVGWSPPSLAVAGLSALASLALPVALVAVGGSLSLESTTVDRATVGAVAGVKLLAMPVVAFGVFSLLGAAPATVRTGVVMFAMPTAVSTFVYASALGGDPDLASFNVFVTTAVSVATLGPVLWLFG, encoded by the coding sequence GTGTCCGTCGCCTCGAACCTCGCGTATATGCTTGCGCTCCTCGCGGTCGGCGTCGCCGGTCGGCGCGCGGGCGTGTTCACGCCGACCCGTCGCGACCGACTCACGGATCTTGCGTTTCTCGTCGCGCTCCCCGCTCTCGTGTACACCGCGACGTTCGACCAGTCGCTCGGGGAGGTACTTTCGGCCCGCCTCGTCGCGGGCGTCGTCGGCGTCATCTTCTTCGGACTCGTCGGCGCGTGGGCGGTCCACCGCCACCGCCCCGACGCGGCGACTCGAAGCGTTGCCGTCGTCCAGTCGTACCACACCAACCTCGGCTTCCTCGGTCTCCCGGTCGTCGCAGCGACGTTCGGCGCGGGCGCGGTCGAAGCCGGGAAGGCGAGCGTCGTCCTCGGCGTCGGCGCACTCGTCCAAGTGCCGGCGACCGTCGTCGTCCTCTCGGCGGTCAACGACGCCGACGCGTCGCTGTCGGGTGAACTCGGGTCGCTCGCGCGCAATCCGGTGTTGCTCGCGTTGGGTGCGGGTCTCGGGTCCGCCGCAGTCGGGTGGTCGCCGCCGTCGCTCGCGGTTGCTGGCCTGTCGGCGCTGGCGTCGCTGGCACTCCCGGTCGCCCTCGTCGCGGTGGGCGGGTCGCTGTCGCTGGAGTCGACGACGGTGGACCGTGCGACGGTCGGTGCGGTCGCGGGGGTGAAACTCCTCGCGATGCCAGTCGTAGCGTTCGGCGTGTTCTCGCTCCTCGGGGCCGCGCCAGCGACCGTCCGCACGGGCGTCGTGATGTTCGCGATGCCGACGGCCGTCTCGACGTTCGTCTACGCGTCGGCGCTCGGCGGCGACCCCGACCTCGCTTCGTTCAACGTGTTCGTGACGACCGCCGTCTCCGTCGCGACGCTGGGGCCGGTACTGTGGCTATTCGGGTAG
- a CDS encoding FAD-dependent oxidoreductase, translating to MLTTTLDTNADYDVLVVGGGVAGLTAATYLARADLATLVVAGEESILRRNAHLENVPGFPAGVNPRLFADMLRDQAEHNGATVRTGRVEGITGSVGAFTAALDNETSVTAARVVAASWADADYLDGLGVEIREAGSKRYVEDHGLGRTSVDGVYAAGRLAEQYHQAVVAAGHGAEAAITLIHDTEIPFYHDWVVPEGYFTDRGREVPPGCEEITAAEQERRAATARETMREYFAEPHPDRQRTHPSLVDDDLGRVDPEWYEDGGGGGGEE from the coding sequence ATGCTCACCACCACGCTCGACACGAACGCTGACTACGATGTTCTCGTCGTCGGTGGCGGCGTCGCCGGCCTCACCGCTGCGACGTACCTCGCGCGCGCCGACCTCGCCACCCTCGTCGTCGCTGGCGAAGAGTCGATCCTGCGCCGCAACGCCCACCTAGAGAACGTTCCCGGCTTCCCTGCCGGTGTCAACCCTCGCTTGTTCGCGGATATGCTCCGCGATCAGGCCGAGCACAACGGCGCGACGGTTCGCACCGGACGAGTCGAAGGGATCACCGGGAGCGTCGGCGCGTTCACCGCCGCACTCGACAACGAGACGAGCGTCACCGCCGCCCGCGTCGTCGCCGCGTCGTGGGCCGACGCCGACTACCTCGACGGCCTCGGCGTCGAGATTCGCGAGGCGGGCAGCAAGCGCTACGTCGAGGACCACGGCCTCGGTCGCACGTCCGTCGACGGCGTGTACGCCGCCGGGCGACTCGCGGAGCAGTACCACCAGGCGGTCGTCGCCGCGGGCCACGGCGCGGAGGCCGCGATCACCCTGATTCACGACACCGAGATACCATTCTATCACGACTGGGTCGTCCCCGAGGGCTACTTCACCGACCGCGGGCGGGAGGTTCCCCCTGGCTGTGAAGAGATCACCGCCGCCGAACAGGAGCGACGTGCCGCCACGGCCCGCGAGACGATGCGCGAGTACTTCGCGGAGCCACACCCCGACCGCCAGCGCACGCACCCGAGCCTCGTCGACGACGACCTCGGACGCGTCGACCCCGAGTGGTACGAGGACGGCGGCGGTGGCGGCGGTGAAGAGTGA
- a CDS encoding sensor histidine kinase yields MTGATGRGASSPSPSDHAAEAERAAARHADLQALVLDASTTLISANPDELRTKLEWTLSSVATGLDAEYAAVYVDPDGEDTDVSEFERRYDWSDGETSDDDAADEVTDIAPLLTQVREDGVVRFSRASGSSYDAPTDLRVGGVDVESLLAVPIVRDWELWGALVFAGPQPREQWHDQEVVLVRSLADMIANSLARVERERRLAAQNERLEQFASVVSHDLRNPLNVVMGSLELAEETGEAAHFERARRATDRMDGIIDNVLGLARAGQDIGETASVRVGRVARDAWDTVDTGTASLSVDGPGVVDADETRLSDALSNLFRNAVEHGGEDVTVTVADRPDGSGFYVADDGGGLPGDAEMLFERGTTGEDDNTGIGLSIVEQVVEAHGWSVEAGESSTGGARFDIVVEE; encoded by the coding sequence ATGACTGGTGCAACGGGCCGGGGCGCGTCGTCTCCGAGTCCGTCCGACCACGCGGCCGAGGCCGAACGAGCGGCGGCGCGTCACGCCGACCTGCAGGCGTTAGTCCTCGACGCATCGACGACGCTCATCTCTGCGAATCCGGACGAACTGCGCACGAAACTCGAGTGGACGCTCAGTTCGGTCGCGACTGGCCTCGACGCCGAGTACGCGGCCGTGTACGTCGACCCGGATGGGGAAGACACCGACGTGAGCGAGTTCGAGCGCCGCTACGACTGGAGCGACGGCGAGACGAGTGATGACGACGCGGCCGACGAGGTCACAGACATCGCCCCCTTGCTCACACAGGTTCGCGAGGACGGCGTCGTTCGATTCTCGCGGGCGTCCGGGTCGTCGTACGACGCACCGACCGACCTCCGAGTCGGCGGCGTCGACGTCGAGAGCCTCCTCGCCGTTCCCATCGTTCGCGACTGGGAACTGTGGGGGGCGCTGGTGTTCGCCGGCCCCCAACCACGCGAGCAGTGGCACGATCAAGAAGTGGTGCTGGTCCGCTCGCTCGCGGATATGATCGCGAACTCGTTGGCTCGTGTCGAGCGTGAGCGCCGACTCGCCGCGCAGAACGAACGCCTCGAACAGTTCGCCAGCGTCGTCTCGCACGACCTCAGGAACCCGCTCAACGTCGTGATGGGGTCGCTGGAGTTGGCCGAGGAGACCGGCGAGGCCGCACACTTCGAGCGGGCCCGCCGCGCCACCGACCGAATGGACGGTATCATCGACAACGTCCTCGGCCTGGCCCGCGCCGGCCAAGACATCGGTGAGACGGCGTCAGTGCGTGTCGGGCGCGTCGCTCGCGACGCGTGGGACACCGTCGACACCGGGACAGCGTCGCTGTCAGTCGACGGGCCGGGCGTCGTCGACGCAGACGAGACCAGACTGTCGGACGCACTCTCGAACCTGTTTCGCAACGCCGTCGAACACGGCGGCGAAGACGTGACTGTGACTGTCGCGGACCGCCCCGATGGATCTGGGTTTTACGTAGCCGACGACGGTGGCGGCCTCCCGGGCGACGCCGAGATGCTCTTCGAGCGCGGTACCACCGGTGAGGACGACAACACCGGTATCGGCCTCTCTATCGTCGAACAGGTGGTCGAAGCGCACGGGTGGTCGGTCGAAGCAGGGGAGAGTTCGACCGGCGGCGCTCGGTTCGACATCGTCGTCGAGGAGTGA
- a CDS encoding ABC transporter substrate-binding protein has translation MVDDEARHRPPTRREFAKYGSSIVAGGLLAGCTSGSDQTATSTSADTVTETTTSAADSSYSVELFPVGEVEFESVPESVTTYSMAWADMVVSLGQADKLQTNRLSGPTLFYDPLDIDYDNDWPPLWQDGGMPKEVFYEHDPDVFFIDPNLIQAWDSNWDDSDIEEIESNVAPFFGCLNRRFRAEWQQEMGYPQRAPSMLEAFEKVGTVLDEQARVDAWLDLHADVQAELQSRLPDDPEPPSIGLINGGSSPGNGEFYVLYLEENGYEMKPYRDLGLVDADAFAGVETGQYGLTDYETLVEVDPDLILVHWGITTGSVTFGGDGAFDADAFREQFVAPMEDHDVGSELTAVQEGRVLPGPTAEQGPLVNAFQTELTARLFYPEEFGAVDLEAPLDVPEEEQLFDRDRVRAILDGDL, from the coding sequence ATGGTAGACGACGAAGCACGCCATCGACCCCCGACGCGCCGGGAGTTTGCCAAGTACGGATCGTCGATCGTTGCGGGTGGGCTGTTGGCCGGGTGTACGAGCGGCAGTGATCAGACGGCGACGTCCACGTCCGCCGACACCGTGACCGAGACGACGACCTCGGCAGCAGACAGCAGCTACTCCGTTGAATTGTTCCCAGTCGGAGAGGTCGAGTTCGAGTCAGTTCCGGAGTCCGTGACGACCTACTCCATGGCGTGGGCGGACATGGTTGTCTCGCTCGGGCAGGCGGACAAGCTTCAGACGAACCGGCTGAGCGGGCCCACCCTCTTTTACGATCCGCTAGACATCGACTACGACAACGACTGGCCGCCCCTGTGGCAGGACGGCGGGATGCCCAAGGAGGTGTTCTACGAGCACGATCCGGACGTGTTCTTCATCGATCCCAACCTGATCCAGGCGTGGGACAGCAACTGGGACGACTCCGACATCGAGGAGATCGAATCGAACGTCGCGCCGTTCTTCGGCTGTCTCAACCGTCGCTTTCGCGCCGAGTGGCAACAGGAGATGGGGTACCCCCAACGGGCTCCATCGATGCTGGAGGCGTTCGAGAAGGTCGGCACAGTTCTGGACGAGCAGGCGCGGGTTGACGCCTGGCTCGACCTTCACGCGGACGTACAGGCCGAACTGCAGTCACGGCTTCCCGACGACCCCGAGCCGCCTTCGATCGGACTGATCAACGGCGGTTCTTCACCCGGGAACGGCGAGTTCTACGTGCTCTATCTCGAGGAGAACGGCTACGAGATGAAGCCCTACCGCGACCTCGGGCTGGTCGACGCCGACGCCTTCGCCGGCGTCGAAACCGGACAGTACGGGCTGACCGACTACGAGACGCTGGTCGAAGTCGACCCGGACCTCATCCTCGTCCACTGGGGCATCACCACGGGGTCGGTGACCTTCGGCGGTGACGGCGCGTTCGACGCCGATGCGTTCCGCGAGCAGTTCGTCGCGCCGATGGAAGACCACGACGTGGGGAGCGAACTCACCGCCGTCCAGGAGGGGCGAGTGTTGCCCGGCCCGACGGCCGAACAGGGCCCACTCGTCAACGCGTTCCAGACCGAGTTGACGGCCCGCCTGTTCTACCCCGAAGAGTTCGGCGCGGTCGACCTCGAGGCTCCGCTGGACGTCCCCGAGGAGGAGCAGTTGTTCGACCGCGACCGCGTGCGTGCCATCCTCGACGGGGATCTGTGA
- a CDS encoding ABC transporter ATP-binding protein, with protein MSAEEESAFDVYRDRVDRPLYRLFTEYGLDKWPWLVVGMTANVIARGSSLLPPLVLGVAIDAAFTGDSPYTLPLVPAAWLPTNAPDEVQFWFSAWLIVGAFAVTAALTWVYGIAANNFAHRVMHDVRTDSYAKMQDLSMAFFDDKQTGEVMSVLNNDATNLERFLDDALQNSVRLGVMLLGIGIVLFERNAQLAAVTLVVVPGMVLFTYWFMKAVEPRYTAQREAVADLNTRLENALGGIQLVKTTGTEDYETGRVEDTSYDYFRKTLAMLRLNYVYRPGMELFAGIAFAATFVVGGLWIVTGSGPGPLSGELQAGTFVTFLFLTQRFVTPLAEVSNIVSQYENAKASCERVFGLQDIPREVTEVDDPVDLTDVAGDVEYDHVDFAYEDEGEQILHDVDFAVDAGETVALVGPTGAGKSTLLKLLLRLYDVTDGAIRIDGHDVREVSLRSLRESVGYVSQDTFLFDGTVGENIRYGQFDADEASVEEAAKAAEAHEFIQNLPRGYDTRIGERGVKLSGGQRQRLSIARVMLQDPAILVLDEATSAVDTETEMLIQRSLDRLAEDRTTFVIAHRLSTVKDADEVLVLEGGEVVERGGHDELLRDDGLYAKLWGVQAGEIESLPEEFVERARKRQAETLTTSDDD; from the coding sequence ATGAGCGCCGAGGAGGAGAGCGCCTTCGACGTCTATCGCGACCGAGTCGACCGGCCGTTGTATCGGCTGTTCACGGAGTACGGACTCGACAAGTGGCCGTGGCTCGTCGTCGGGATGACCGCGAACGTCATCGCCCGGGGGTCTAGCCTCCTCCCACCGTTGGTGCTCGGTGTCGCCATCGACGCCGCCTTCACCGGCGACTCGCCGTACACGCTGCCGCTGGTGCCGGCGGCGTGGCTCCCGACGAACGCGCCCGACGAGGTGCAGTTCTGGTTCTCGGCGTGGCTCATCGTCGGCGCGTTCGCCGTCACCGCGGCGCTGACGTGGGTGTACGGCATCGCCGCCAACAACTTCGCCCACCGCGTGATGCACGACGTGCGGACGGACTCGTACGCGAAGATGCAGGACCTGTCGATGGCGTTCTTCGACGACAAGCAGACCGGCGAGGTGATGTCCGTCCTCAACAACGACGCGACCAACCTCGAACGCTTCCTCGACGACGCCCTCCAGAACTCCGTCCGCCTCGGCGTGATGCTGCTCGGTATCGGCATCGTCCTGTTCGAGCGGAACGCCCAACTGGCGGCCGTCACGCTCGTCGTCGTCCCCGGGATGGTGCTGTTCACCTACTGGTTTATGAAGGCGGTCGAACCGCGCTACACCGCCCAACGCGAGGCCGTCGCAGACCTGAACACCCGCTTAGAGAACGCCCTCGGCGGCATCCAGTTGGTCAAGACGACCGGCACCGAAGACTACGAGACCGGGCGCGTCGAGGACACCTCCTACGACTACTTCCGCAAGACGCTCGCGATGTTGCGCCTCAACTACGTCTACCGCCCGGGGATGGAACTGTTCGCCGGCATCGCGTTCGCTGCGACGTTCGTGGTCGGTGGGCTCTGGATCGTGACGGGGTCCGGCCCCGGTCCGCTGTCGGGCGAACTGCAGGCCGGAACCTTCGTCACCTTCCTGTTCCTCACCCAGCGGTTCGTCACGCCGCTCGCGGAGGTGTCGAACATCGTCTCCCAGTACGAGAACGCGAAAGCCTCCTGTGAGCGCGTGTTCGGCCTGCAGGACATCCCCCGCGAGGTGACGGAGGTGGACGACCCCGTCGACCTCACCGACGTCGCGGGCGACGTCGAGTACGACCACGTCGACTTCGCGTACGAGGACGAGGGCGAACAGATCCTCCACGACGTGGATTTCGCCGTGGACGCCGGCGAGACGGTCGCACTCGTCGGCCCGACCGGCGCGGGTAAGTCGACCCTGCTGAAACTCCTGCTTCGCCTGTACGACGTGACCGACGGCGCGATCCGAATCGACGGCCACGACGTGCGCGAGGTGTCCTTGCGGAGCCTCCGCGAGTCGGTCGGCTACGTGAGTCAGGACACCTTCCTGTTCGACGGGACGGTCGGGGAGAACATCCGCTACGGCCAGTTCGACGCCGACGAAGCGTCGGTCGAGGAGGCCGCGAAAGCCGCGGAGGCCCACGAGTTCATCCAGAATCTCCCGAGAGGCTACGACACCCGGATCGGTGAGCGCGGCGTGAAACTCTCCGGCGGGCAGCGCCAGAGACTCTCCATCGCTCGCGTGATGTTACAGGATCCGGCGATCCTCGTCCTCGACGAGGCGACCAGCGCCGTCGACACCGAGACGGAGATGCTCATCCAGCGGAGTCTCGACCGCCTCGCAGAAGACCGCACGACGTTCGTCATCGCCCATCGTCTCTCGACGGTGAAAGACGCCGACGAGGTGCTCGTGTTGGAGGGCGGCGAGGTGGTCGAACGCGGCGGCCACGACGAACTCCTTCGCGACGACGGCCTGTACGCCAAACTGTGGGGCGTGCAGGCGGGTGAGATCGAGTCGCTCCCTGAGGAGTTCGTCGAACGCGCACGCAAGCGACAGGCCGAGACGCTGACCACGAGCGACGACGACTGA
- a CDS encoding ABC transporter substrate-binding protein, which yields MDINRRRFVGLGGTALTGALAGCTGSSGDQEATETESDAATTEADATTTAPPEDTSYTVSMAPVGDVTFDEVPETFTAYESGYADMGTALGKGEDLLAVGNTARYYTDHLAELDGVTATEEPTQLLGDSYAIDRELFYELDSDVHLIDPQWLLNNGYFKLERSDIDTVVEDVGPFVGNTIFRRTDPWHEYRYYSLYDAFEKVAQVFDRVDRYEAVKAIHDETVAQVGANLPSADARPNALLCFGASDEPEQFYPYRLSDKGTNKKQFRDLGITDALSGTGVSGLSTNDRGQIDYETMLQVDPDSILLRGHEGKTEQEFQDSVVSFMQDHDVASELTAVQEGRVFRGGPIYQGPLQHLFNLERFATLYFPERFSGDLFSRADLAAAVRGEA from the coding sequence ATGGACATCAACCGAAGACGGTTCGTCGGACTGGGCGGCACAGCGCTAACCGGAGCACTCGCTGGCTGTACCGGTTCCTCGGGCGACCAGGAAGCGACCGAGACGGAATCGGACGCGGCGACGACCGAGGCGGACGCCACCACGACGGCACCGCCGGAAGACACCTCCTACACTGTGTCGATGGCTCCCGTCGGCGACGTGACCTTCGACGAGGTGCCGGAGACGTTCACCGCCTACGAGTCGGGATACGCAGACATGGGCACCGCGCTCGGAAAGGGTGAGGACCTCCTCGCGGTCGGCAACACCGCCCGCTACTACACCGACCACCTCGCGGAACTCGACGGCGTCACCGCGACCGAGGAGCCGACGCAACTGCTCGGTGACTCCTACGCTATCGACCGCGAACTGTTCTACGAACTCGACAGCGACGTCCACCTCATCGACCCGCAGTGGCTGTTGAACAACGGCTACTTCAAACTGGAGCGGTCGGACATCGACACCGTCGTCGAGGACGTCGGCCCGTTCGTCGGGAACACCATCTTCCGGCGGACCGACCCGTGGCACGAGTACCGCTACTACTCGCTGTACGACGCATTCGAGAAGGTCGCGCAGGTGTTCGACCGCGTCGACCGCTACGAGGCGGTGAAGGCCATCCACGACGAGACGGTCGCACAGGTCGGCGCGAACCTCCCGAGCGCCGACGCCCGCCCGAACGCCCTGCTGTGTTTCGGTGCGAGCGACGAACCCGAGCAGTTCTACCCGTACCGCCTCTCCGACAAGGGGACGAACAAGAAGCAGTTCCGCGACCTGGGTATCACGGACGCCCTCTCGGGCACCGGCGTCTCGGGGCTGTCGACGAACGACCGCGGCCAAATCGACTACGAGACGATGCTGCAGGTCGACCCCGACTCCATCCTGCTTCGCGGCCACGAGGGCAAGACCGAACAGGAATTCCAGGACTCCGTCGTCTCGTTCATGCAGGACCACGACGTGGCCTCCGAACTGACGGCTGTTCAGGAGGGGCGCGTGTTCCGCGGTGGCCCCATCTACCAAGGGCCGCTCCAGCACCTGTTCAACCTCGAACGCTTCGCGACGCTGTACTTCCCCGAACGCTTCTCCGGCGACCTGTTCTCGCGGGCCGACCTCGCGGCCGCCGTCCGCGGCGAGGCCTGA
- a CDS encoding DUF7260 family protein: protein MTGHRLLDPLNAAETRFCSEREAVVEKREAYETFRREVCQTPLDDFPAGRGGGSLGVVDGPIAVAGPSDAASTATSGVERVRERFAALIRSHSLADVEADEPLVETIEADEPLVETIEAEFDADVARALSQPNTRFTEAVRDHLLSRIRERCEELDAMEAVLDTEADSVAAAREVFENAVAVTDRVPNRNLLALEFDDLRERYDTLERVRERCEDALEARQSLLHGPAGGVATSDRTHRAVVRYLYGSLDEVFPVLHVGTALVTRCGHRSDAVADQIARRV, encoded by the coding sequence ATGACGGGGCATCGACTGCTCGACCCGTTGAACGCAGCCGAGACACGATTCTGCAGCGAACGAGAGGCTGTCGTCGAGAAGCGTGAAGCGTACGAGACGTTCCGTCGAGAGGTGTGCCAGACGCCGCTGGACGATTTCCCTGCGGGTCGTGGGGGTGGCTCGCTAGGCGTCGTGGACGGACCGATCGCGGTTGCTGGCCCGTCCGACGCCGCCTCGACCGCTACATCTGGCGTCGAACGGGTGCGAGAGCGCTTCGCGGCGCTCATCCGGTCCCACAGCCTCGCAGACGTCGAGGCGGACGAACCGCTCGTGGAGACTATCGAGGCGGACGAACCGCTCGTGGAGACTATCGAGGCGGAGTTCGACGCAGACGTTGCTCGGGCCCTCTCACAGCCGAACACACGGTTCACCGAGGCGGTCAGAGATCATCTTCTGTCGCGCATTCGAGAGCGATGCGAGGAACTCGACGCGATGGAGGCGGTGTTGGACACGGAGGCAGACAGCGTCGCCGCGGCCCGTGAGGTGTTCGAGAACGCCGTCGCTGTGACGGATCGAGTCCCGAACCGAAACCTCCTCGCGCTCGAGTTCGACGACCTCCGGGAACGTTACGACACCCTCGAACGTGTTCGAGAGCGATGCGAGGATGCGCTGGAGGCGCGACAGTCGTTGCTTCACGGGCCCGCCGGCGGGGTCGCCACCTCCGACCGCACCCACCGGGCCGTCGTCCGCTACCTCTACGGGTCGCTCGACGAGGTGTTCCCCGTGCTCCACGTCGGGACCGCTCTCGTCACGCGGTGTGGGCACCGAAGCGACGCCGTCGCCGATCAGATCGCCCGACGAGTGTGA
- a CDS encoding FAD-dependent oxidoreductase, translated as MADYDVLVVGGGPAGTAVAVFTARQGLDTAVYDRGRSSIAQCAYLENYPGFPDGIDVETFTDLLHDHLAAAGATLVDDLVESVERREAAADAEGGRDYDDRRDRDDDTDGGFLVTPQEGDPVTATRVVAAARYDGEFLRGLDDDEAMFVTHDHGEEAHEHFARDYADEEGTTPVEGLYVASPAEETDLQAVAAAGRGARVARRVVADVRVDDGWWPEAAEGVDWVRREASLSGEWAERERWVEWFDDHHADHAPVDTDSDRFRRVREAFLDEGRAAYVSEDEVAERTERGHRALAATLDTEAVVEAHDAAELLDAMDDDAIREYRCDADTASADERH; from the coding sequence ATGGCAGACTACGACGTCCTCGTCGTCGGCGGCGGGCCCGCGGGGACGGCTGTCGCGGTGTTCACCGCCCGACAGGGACTCGATACGGCCGTCTACGACCGCGGCCGGTCGTCGATCGCGCAGTGTGCGTATCTGGAGAACTACCCTGGCTTCCCAGACGGCATCGACGTCGAGACGTTCACCGACCTACTGCACGACCACCTCGCGGCCGCCGGTGCGACGCTGGTCGACGACCTCGTGGAGTCGGTCGAGCGGCGCGAAGCGGCAGCGGATGCCGAGGGCGGACGCGACTACGACGACAGACGCGACCGGGACGACGACACCGACGGTGGGTTCCTCGTGACGCCCCAAGAGGGCGACCCGGTGACGGCGACGCGCGTCGTCGCGGCCGCCCGTTACGACGGGGAGTTCCTCCGCGGTCTCGACGACGACGAGGCGATGTTCGTGACCCACGACCACGGCGAGGAGGCGCACGAGCACTTCGCTCGCGACTATGCCGACGAGGAGGGCACCACTCCGGTCGAGGGGTTGTACGTCGCCTCGCCCGCCGAGGAGACGGATCTGCAGGCGGTCGCCGCGGCCGGACGCGGTGCGCGCGTCGCCCGACGAGTCGTCGCCGACGTGCGGGTCGACGACGGCTGGTGGCCCGAGGCCGCCGAGGGCGTCGACTGGGTGCGCCGTGAGGCGTCGCTGTCGGGCGAGTGGGCCGAGCGCGAGCGGTGGGTCGAGTGGTTCGACGACCACCACGCCGACCACGCGCCGGTCGACACCGACTCCGACCGCTTCCGACGGGTCCGCGAGGCGTTCCTCGACGAGGGGCGCGCGGCATACGTCTCCGAGGACGAGGTGGCCGAACGGACCGAACGCGGCCACCGTGCGCTCGCTGCGACACTCGACACCGAGGCAGTCGTCGAGGCACACGACGCCGCCGAACTGCTCGACGCGATGGACGACGACGCAATCCGTGAGTACCGCTGTGACGCCGACACCGCGAGCGCCGACGAGCGCCACTGA